A genomic segment from Micromonospora echinaurantiaca encodes:
- a CDS encoding DUF397 domain-containing protein yields MDDLTGAQWRTSTRSSSNGGACVEVADNLPGVVLVRDTNDRDGGTLTFSPAAWRRFVAHLTQG; encoded by the coding sequence ATGGATGACCTGACCGGTGCACAGTGGCGCACCAGCACCCGCAGCAGTTCGAACGGCGGCGCGTGCGTGGAGGTCGCGGACAACCTGCCCGGCGTCGTCCTCGTCCGCGACACGAACGACCGCGACGGCGGCACCCTGACCTTCTCGCCCGCAGCCTGGCGCAGGTTCGTCGCCCACCTCACGCAGGGCTAG
- a CDS encoding Lrp/AsnC family transcriptional regulator yields MQIDAVDQRIIALLVADARASYADIGTRVSLSAPAVKRRVDRLRAAGVIRGFTAVVDPAAVGWTTEAFVELFCAGRTTPAQIGVAARRHPEVVGAYTVSGEADALVHLRAADIAHLEAALERLRAEPFVTSTRSTIVLSRLVESPGVGPSGG; encoded by the coding sequence TTGCAGATAGATGCGGTTGACCAGCGGATCATTGCGTTGCTCGTGGCGGACGCCCGCGCCTCGTACGCGGACATCGGCACCCGGGTGTCACTCTCCGCCCCGGCGGTCAAGCGCCGGGTGGACCGGTTGCGTGCCGCGGGGGTGATCCGGGGATTCACCGCCGTCGTCGACCCGGCCGCCGTCGGCTGGACCACCGAGGCGTTCGTCGAGCTGTTCTGCGCCGGTCGGACCACCCCGGCCCAGATCGGCGTGGCCGCCCGCCGGCACCCGGAGGTGGTCGGGGCGTACACCGTCTCCGGCGAGGCCGACGCGCTGGTGCACCTGCGGGCGGCGGACATCGCCCACCTGGAGGCGGCGCTGGAACGGCTGCGCGCCGAGCCGTTCGTGACCTCCACCCGCAGCACCATCGTGCTGTCCCGGCTGGTCGAGTCCCCCGGCGTCGGTCCGTCCGGCGGCTGA
- a CDS encoding T3SS (YopN, CesT) and YbjN peptide-binding chaperone 1, which produces MTADHPSAPTGGPPGGMPEHHESILLDEPSTADLRAKVTQAWQEFARALADRLAALPAGAHLEVTLDPTASGTGDAIYSVSVDAGAEGALAARAVGNASLPQGYRLDRSAVADMIALGWSPPGVVEGSGEYFGLDSSTADAARLSALLSRTLRDVYGAPHPAFLVYLVHDAEGEPLPVEPLGTARSEFGPDRDVEADLDEALAAAAAASQSGESDVLALAERVRTVVSTMLKSDSDRLQVDSDGDINIRAGSAMVFVRVRDNPPLVDVFSPVLTEVEPTERLYVKLSELTNRMPIGRLYCADDTVWASIPVFGRNFQPTHLMLAVQVMTGLADELDDRLHGEFGGKRFFGEGDKPVKRDEGEHRTGMYL; this is translated from the coding sequence ATGACGGCTGACCACCCCTCGGCGCCGACCGGTGGCCCGCCCGGCGGGATGCCGGAGCACCACGAGTCGATCCTGCTCGACGAGCCGAGCACGGCCGACCTGCGGGCGAAGGTGACCCAGGCGTGGCAGGAGTTCGCCCGGGCGTTGGCTGACCGGCTGGCCGCGCTGCCGGCCGGGGCGCACCTGGAGGTGACCCTCGACCCGACCGCCTCCGGCACCGGCGACGCCATCTACTCGGTCAGCGTGGACGCCGGCGCGGAGGGGGCGCTCGCCGCCCGGGCGGTCGGCAACGCCAGCCTGCCGCAGGGCTACCGCCTGGACCGCAGCGCGGTAGCGGACATGATCGCGCTGGGCTGGTCGCCGCCGGGCGTGGTGGAGGGCTCCGGCGAGTACTTCGGGCTGGACTCCTCGACCGCGGACGCCGCGCGGCTGTCCGCGCTGCTCTCCCGTACCCTGCGCGACGTTTACGGCGCCCCGCACCCCGCCTTCCTGGTCTACCTGGTGCACGACGCGGAGGGCGAGCCGCTGCCGGTCGAGCCGCTCGGCACCGCGCGCAGCGAGTTCGGCCCGGACCGGGACGTCGAGGCCGACCTGGACGAGGCGCTGGCGGCCGCGGCCGCCGCGAGCCAGTCCGGCGAGAGCGACGTGCTGGCCCTGGCCGAGCGGGTCCGCACGGTGGTGTCGACCATGCTGAAGTCGGATTCCGACCGGCTCCAGGTCGACTCGGACGGCGACATCAACATCCGGGCCGGCTCTGCGATGGTCTTCGTCCGGGTGCGCGACAACCCGCCCCTGGTCGACGTCTTCTCTCCGGTGCTCACCGAGGTCGAGCCGACCGAGCGGCTCTACGTCAAGCTCTCCGAACTGACCAACCGGATGCCGATCGGCCGGCTGTACTGCGCCGACGACACCGTCTGGGCGTCCATCCCGGTGTTCGGCCGCAACTTCCAGCCGACCCACCTGATGCTCGCCGTGCAGGTGATGACCGGCCTCGCCGACGAGTTGGACGACCGGCTGCACGGCGAGTTCGGCGGCAAGCGCTTCTTCGGTGAGGGCGACAAGCCGGTCAAGCGCGACGAGGGCGAGCACCGCACCGGCATGTACCTCTGA
- a CDS encoding DUF6457 domain-containing protein — translation MTVMDDWVTAACAELGLDPAQVPVPAVLDLAKEVAHQVLRPGAPVTAYLLGLAVGRGADPADAAARLGALAGTWPVELGAGRPDDTPA, via the coding sequence ATGACGGTGATGGACGACTGGGTCACGGCGGCGTGTGCCGAACTCGGTTTGGACCCGGCCCAGGTGCCGGTGCCGGCCGTGCTCGACCTGGCCAAGGAGGTGGCCCACCAGGTGCTGCGACCGGGCGCGCCGGTCACCGCGTACCTGCTCGGGCTGGCCGTGGGACGCGGCGCGGACCCGGCCGACGCGGCGGCCCGGCTCGGCGCGCTGGCCGGCACCTGGCCGGTCGAACTCGGCGCCGGCCGCCCGGACGACACCCCGGCCTGA
- a CDS encoding GAP family protein, with translation MSIGLLLALVGLALVDSTSIGTLFIPVWLLLTPGRVDARRILAYLGTIAGFYLAVGLLLVWGGSRLADALGGALDNRPVLWGQLVLGVGLFVLSFRYDGKRNRSGGGAVLRWRDRATSGDSSVRWLVGLALLAALAEVATMLPYLGALGLLTTSGLGAAAVVALLAGYCLVMVLPAALLLAARTAWPARIEPLLARLNGWIVRTSGSAMGWILGIAGFLLARDAAARLELFGRFVDR, from the coding sequence ATGAGCATCGGACTGCTGCTCGCGCTCGTCGGGCTGGCGCTGGTCGACAGCACCAGCATCGGCACCCTCTTCATCCCGGTCTGGCTGCTGCTCACCCCCGGCCGGGTCGACGCCCGGCGGATCCTGGCCTACCTCGGCACCATCGCCGGCTTCTACCTCGCGGTCGGCCTGCTGCTGGTCTGGGGCGGCAGCCGACTGGCCGACGCGCTCGGCGGCGCGTTGGACAACCGGCCGGTGCTCTGGGGGCAGCTCGTCCTCGGCGTCGGGCTGTTCGTGCTCAGCTTCCGCTACGACGGCAAGCGCAACCGGTCGGGCGGCGGTGCGGTGCTGCGCTGGCGGGACCGGGCCACCTCCGGTGACTCCTCGGTCCGCTGGCTGGTCGGGCTGGCCCTGCTCGCCGCGCTGGCCGAGGTGGCGACGATGCTGCCGTACCTCGGTGCGCTGGGCCTGCTGACCACCTCCGGGCTGGGCGCGGCGGCCGTGGTGGCGCTGCTCGCCGGCTACTGCCTGGTGATGGTGCTGCCGGCGGCGCTGCTGCTGGCCGCCCGGACGGCCTGGCCGGCCCGGATCGAGCCGCTGCTGGCCCGGCTGAACGGGTGGATCGTCCGGACCTCCGGCAGCGCGATGGGCTGGATCCTCGGCATCGCCGGGTTTCTGCTGGCCCGTGACGCCGCCGCCCGGCTGGAGCTGTTCGGCCGGTTCGTCGACCGCTGA
- the ddaH gene encoding dimethylargininase, with product MVTVNQQRVPRKRTYLMCSPEHFAVEYAINPWMDVTTPVDPELAVKQWDRLRETLVGLGHEVHLLTAEPGLPDMVYAANGAFVVDGTVYGAQFKHEQRTAEAAAHRAFYESHGWRFIAPSETNEGEGDFAYLPEAHGGLILAGHGFRTELPAHAEAQEALGRPVVSLRLVDPRFYHLDVALASIDDSNIVYFPGAFSAASQRVLTQLFPDAVVADDEDAMTFGLNLVSDGLNVVLNSEATRLAGKLKAAGYHPVPVELAELKKGGGSVKCCIAELRH from the coding sequence TTGGTGACCGTGAACCAGCAGCGAGTTCCGCGAAAGCGGACATATCTCATGTGCTCGCCCGAGCACTTCGCGGTCGAGTACGCGATCAACCCGTGGATGGACGTGACCACGCCGGTCGACCCGGAGCTGGCGGTCAAGCAGTGGGATCGGCTGCGCGAGACCCTGGTCGGTCTCGGTCACGAGGTGCACCTGCTCACCGCCGAGCCGGGCCTGCCCGACATGGTGTACGCCGCCAACGGCGCCTTCGTCGTCGACGGGACGGTCTACGGCGCCCAGTTCAAGCACGAGCAGCGGACCGCCGAGGCGGCCGCGCACCGGGCCTTCTACGAGTCGCACGGCTGGCGGTTCATCGCGCCCAGCGAGACCAACGAGGGCGAGGGCGACTTCGCGTACCTGCCGGAGGCGCACGGCGGGCTGATCCTGGCCGGGCACGGCTTCCGTACCGAGCTGCCGGCGCACGCCGAGGCGCAGGAGGCGCTCGGCCGGCCGGTGGTGTCGCTGCGCCTGGTCGACCCGCGCTTCTACCACCTCGACGTGGCGCTGGCCTCGATCGACGACAGCAACATCGTCTACTTCCCGGGCGCCTTCTCCGCGGCCAGCCAGCGGGTGCTCACCCAGCTCTTCCCGGACGCCGTGGTGGCGGACGACGAGGACGCCATGACGTTCGGTCTGAACCTGGTCAGCGACGGCCTGAACGTGGTGCTCAACAGCGAGGCGACCCGGCTCGCCGGCAAGCTCAAGGCCGCCGGCTACCACCCGGTGCCGGTGGAGCTGGCCGAGCTGAAGAAGGGCGGTGGCAGCGTGAAGTGCTGCATCGCCGAACTGCGGCACTGA
- a CDS encoding Lrp/AsnC family transcriptional regulator yields MDDTDRALLAELQADATLPYSALGKAVGLSAGSAHERVRKLRERGVIRRTTVDVDPAAVDRGVLAFVMLQSNAWMGDPPTRDALAAIPEIQEAHIVAGSSSLLVKIRTPTTEQLQAVLRRVFDIDGVTGTETIVVLETFFERPLNVTDDPDRAR; encoded by the coding sequence GTGGACGACACGGACCGGGCGCTGCTGGCGGAGCTGCAGGCCGACGCCACGCTGCCGTACTCGGCCCTCGGTAAGGCGGTGGGACTGTCGGCGGGGTCGGCTCACGAGCGGGTGCGCAAGCTGCGCGAACGTGGGGTCATCCGCCGTACCACCGTCGATGTCGATCCAGCCGCCGTCGACCGCGGCGTGCTCGCCTTCGTCATGTTGCAGTCCAACGCCTGGATGGGTGACCCGCCGACCCGGGACGCTCTGGCTGCCATCCCGGAGATCCAGGAGGCGCACATCGTCGCCGGGTCCTCGTCGCTGCTGGTGAAGATCCGCACGCCGACCACCGAGCAGTTGCAGGCTGTGCTGCGCCGCGTCTTCGACATCGACGGTGTCACCGGCACCGAGACCATCGTCGTGCTCGAGACGTTCTTCGAACGACCGCTGAACGTCACCGATGATCCGGACCGGGCCCGGTAG
- the fdhD gene encoding formate dehydrogenase accessory sulfurtransferase FdhD, with product MGRATDRRSVLRIDLDAATDGRAAVRRRDSLSVEEPLEIRVGPAGPGRRRPLAVTMRTPGDDLDLAIGFLLTEGLIRSADDVHTAQLCAGAETPNTYNVVDVVLAPGVPEPTTDPARNFYTTSSCGVCGKASIDAVRTRSVFAVADDPVGVPAAVLAELPGRLRAAQKGFDHTGGLHAAGLFTADGELVALREDVGRHNAVDKVVGWAVRERRLPLAGHVLLVSGRASFELTQKAWMAGVPVLAAVSAPSTLAADLAQEAGLTLVGFLRGRTMNVYAHPHRVTV from the coding sequence ATGGGACGGGCGACTGACCGGCGGAGCGTGCTCCGGATCGACCTCGACGCGGCGACCGACGGGCGCGCTGCCGTCCGCCGCCGGGACAGCCTGAGCGTCGAGGAGCCGCTGGAGATCCGGGTCGGTCCGGCCGGGCCGGGGCGCCGACGACCGCTCGCGGTCACCATGCGTACCCCCGGCGACGACCTGGACCTGGCGATCGGTTTCCTGCTGACCGAAGGGCTGATCCGGTCGGCGGACGACGTGCACACCGCGCAGCTCTGCGCCGGCGCGGAGACGCCCAACACGTACAACGTGGTGGACGTGGTGCTGGCGCCCGGCGTGCCGGAGCCGACCACCGATCCGGCCCGGAACTTCTACACCACCAGCTCCTGCGGGGTGTGCGGCAAGGCGAGCATCGACGCGGTGCGTACCCGGTCGGTCTTCGCGGTGGCGGACGACCCGGTCGGCGTGCCGGCGGCGGTCCTGGCGGAGCTGCCGGGCCGGTTGCGGGCGGCGCAGAAGGGCTTCGACCACACCGGCGGGCTGCACGCGGCCGGCCTGTTCACCGCCGACGGCGAGCTGGTGGCGCTGCGCGAGGACGTGGGCCGGCACAACGCGGTGGACAAGGTGGTCGGCTGGGCCGTCCGGGAACGGCGGCTGCCGCTGGCCGGGCACGTGCTGCTGGTCTCCGGGCGGGCGAGCTTCGAGCTGACCCAGAAGGCGTGGATGGCCGGGGTGCCGGTGCTCGCGGCGGTCTCCGCGCCGAGCACCCTCGCCGCCGATCTGGCGCAGGAGGCCGGGCTGACCCTGGTCGGTTTCCTCCGCGGGCGCACCATGAACGTCTACGCCCACCCGCACCGGGTCACGGTCTGA
- the mobA gene encoding molybdenum cofactor guanylyltransferase, with amino-acid sequence MLPRPPSGPQGYRGRVRAYAAVVLAGGAARRMGGVDKPVRPVGGRPMRDRVLAAVADAHPRVLVGPAGPVPAGVLVTREQPPGGGPVAATAAGLALLDPDTPVVALLAGDLPLLTGEAIGHLLRHLNAGPDGRHPTPLDQRPAAEPPGADTGGRPGAEPDGACFVDADGRRQTLCGVWRVPPLRAAVDRLAAGRGLAGAPIRALLAGLTVREVPWSGAGPPPWFDCDTDSDVRRAEEWVR; translated from the coding sequence ATCCTGCCCCGCCCGCCGAGCGGCCCGCAGGGCTACCGTGGCCGGGTGAGGGCGTACGCGGCGGTGGTGCTCGCGGGCGGCGCGGCGCGCCGGATGGGCGGGGTGGACAAACCGGTCCGCCCGGTCGGCGGCCGCCCGATGCGGGACCGGGTGCTGGCCGCCGTCGCCGACGCCCACCCCCGAGTCCTGGTGGGGCCGGCCGGGCCGGTGCCCGCGGGGGTCCTGGTGACCCGGGAGCAGCCGCCCGGCGGCGGGCCGGTGGCCGCCACGGCCGCCGGGCTGGCCCTGCTCGATCCGGACACCCCGGTCGTCGCGCTGCTCGCCGGCGACCTGCCGCTGCTCACCGGCGAGGCGATCGGCCACCTGCTCCGCCACCTCAACGCCGGGCCGGACGGGCGTCACCCGACCCCACTCGATCAGCGGCCGGCTGCCGAGCCGCCGGGGGCGGACACCGGCGGTCGACCCGGTGCCGAACCGGACGGGGCCTGCTTCGTGGACGCCGACGGGCGGCGGCAGACCCTCTGCGGGGTGTGGCGGGTGCCCCCGCTGCGGGCCGCCGTCGACCGGCTGGCCGCCGGGCGGGGGCTGGCCGGCGCCCCGATCCGCGCCCTGCTGGCCGGGCTGACCGTCCGCGAGGTGCCGTGGTCCGGTGCCGGCCCGCCACCGTGGTTCGACTGCGACACTGACTCGGACGTACGCCGGGCGGAGGAGTGGGTGCGATGA
- a CDS encoding SigE family RNA polymerase sigma factor, with product MDAPEAVELSGAQPRVQAGSSRSRDKQFEEFVAYVGPYLLRVALLLSGDLDRAEDLLQTTFERTYRSWDRALSTDPRAYARKTLVNLRIDRWRGVRREVLTAPDTLPQRTTASHADAVDGRNDVVRALAALPVAQRRVVVLRHLLDLTESETARELDISVGTVKSHNARALARLRTLLTEGQQ from the coding sequence ATGGACGCACCAGAGGCTGTCGAGCTGTCTGGTGCGCAGCCACGCGTTCAGGCCGGGTCCTCGCGGAGCCGTGACAAGCAGTTCGAGGAGTTCGTGGCCTACGTCGGGCCGTATCTCCTGCGTGTCGCGCTGCTGCTGTCCGGCGACCTCGATCGGGCCGAGGACCTGTTGCAGACCACGTTCGAACGCACCTACCGGTCCTGGGATCGCGCCCTCAGCACCGATCCCCGGGCGTATGCCCGCAAGACTCTGGTGAACCTGCGGATCGACCGCTGGCGCGGCGTCCGCCGGGAGGTGCTCACCGCCCCGGACACGCTGCCCCAGCGCACCACGGCGAGCCACGCCGACGCCGTGGACGGACGCAACGATGTCGTGCGCGCCCTGGCGGCGCTCCCCGTCGCTCAGCGACGCGTGGTGGTGCTGCGTCACCTGCTCGACCTCACCGAATCCGAGACCGCCCGGGAGCTGGACATCTCGGTCGGCACCGTCAAATCCCACAACGCACGGGCCTTGGCCCGGCTGCGCACCCTGCTCACGGAAGGGCAGCAGTGA
- a CDS encoding thioredoxin family protein, whose product MPIPAFQVQRWVNSPPLTPEALRGRVVLIDVWEYTCVNWIRTSPYVKAWHRDYAPVGLTVVGLHAPEFEFGRHAENIDQGIRDHELTYPIALDNDFRVWAGLGNIAWPARYLFGADGDLADRWIGEGDYDRTEAEIRRLLLATVSEADLPPVTPEAAAFAAATPPTYANLTEETYVGTDRRVPGSFTLTGDWRDSGEYVELAGGTGELALPFNAGEVNLVVDPGPDRPVPVSVLLDGQPIGAERGADVGPDAVAQVDRAAMIRLVAGASRDDHLLTLVTDRPGFRAYAFTFGP is encoded by the coding sequence ATGCCGATCCCCGCGTTCCAGGTCCAGCGGTGGGTGAACTCGCCGCCGCTGACGCCGGAGGCGCTGCGCGGCCGGGTGGTGCTGATCGACGTCTGGGAGTACACCTGCGTCAACTGGATCCGCACCTCCCCGTACGTCAAGGCGTGGCACCGCGACTACGCGCCCGTCGGCCTGACCGTCGTCGGGCTGCACGCGCCGGAGTTCGAGTTCGGCCGGCACGCCGAGAACATCGACCAGGGCATCCGGGACCACGAGCTGACCTACCCGATCGCGCTGGACAACGACTTCCGGGTCTGGGCGGGCCTCGGCAACATCGCCTGGCCGGCGAGGTACCTCTTCGGCGCGGACGGGGATCTCGCCGACCGGTGGATCGGGGAGGGCGACTACGACCGCACCGAGGCGGAGATCCGCCGGCTGCTCCTCGCCACGGTGTCCGAGGCCGACCTGCCCCCGGTCACCCCGGAGGCGGCGGCCTTCGCCGCGGCCACGCCACCGACGTACGCCAACCTCACCGAGGAGACGTACGTGGGCACCGACCGCCGGGTGCCGGGCAGCTTCACGCTCACCGGCGACTGGCGCGACAGCGGCGAGTACGTCGAACTCGCCGGCGGCACCGGTGAGCTCGCCCTGCCCTTCAACGCCGGCGAGGTGAACCTCGTCGTCGACCCGGGACCGGACCGGCCGGTCCCGGTCAGCGTGCTGCTCGACGGCCAGCCGATCGGCGCCGAGCGCGGCGCCGACGTCGGCCCGGACGCGGTGGCCCAGGTCGACCGCGCGGCCATGATCCGCCTCGTCGCCGGTGCGTCCCGCGACGACCACCTGCTGACCCTGGTCACCGACCGACCCGGCTTCCGCGCGTACGCCTTCACCTTCGGCCCCTGA
- a CDS encoding DUF2975 domain-containing protein produces the protein MITEHRAVAPLRVFLVLLFGILVVLQTFSLPGQFAHMAEESPDQAYLRWPLTALAVFWVLCAQVVIVSTWQLLTMVKHDRIFSPASLVWVDAIVWAIAAAWVVLVGVFLYVGFNADDPGPPLVLLLMVTGVAVLGLLMVVMRALLRQATTLRTDMEAVI, from the coding sequence ATGATCACAGAGCATCGGGCGGTGGCCCCTCTCCGGGTCTTCCTCGTGTTGTTGTTCGGGATCCTGGTCGTGCTGCAGACCTTCTCGCTGCCCGGGCAGTTCGCGCACATGGCCGAGGAGTCGCCCGACCAGGCGTACCTGCGGTGGCCGCTGACCGCCCTCGCGGTCTTCTGGGTGCTCTGCGCCCAGGTGGTGATCGTGTCCACCTGGCAGCTGCTCACCATGGTCAAGCACGACCGCATCTTCAGTCCGGCCTCGCTGGTCTGGGTGGACGCGATCGTCTGGGCCATCGCCGCCGCCTGGGTGGTGCTCGTCGGTGTCTTCCTCTACGTCGGCTTCAACGCGGACGACCCGGGGCCGCCCCTGGTGCTGCTCCTGATGGTCACCGGCGTCGCCGTGCTGGGGCTGTTGATGGTGGTCATGCGGGCGCTGCTGCGGCAGGCCACCACGCTGCGCACCGACATGGAAGCGGTGATCTGA
- a CDS encoding helix-turn-helix domain-containing protein, producing the protein MPIVVRIDVELAKRKMSVGEFAERVGLTPANVAVLKNGRAKAVRFSTLEAMCRVLDCQPGDLLEWVDE; encoded by the coding sequence ATGCCCATCGTCGTCCGCATCGACGTCGAACTGGCCAAGCGCAAGATGAGCGTCGGCGAGTTCGCCGAGCGGGTCGGGCTCACCCCGGCGAACGTCGCGGTGCTGAAGAACGGCCGCGCCAAGGCGGTCCGGTTCAGCACCCTGGAAGCCATGTGCCGGGTGCTCGACTGCCAGCCCGGCGACCTGCTCGAGTGGGTCGACGAATGA
- a CDS encoding beta-propeller domain-containing protein, which produces MKRGVPTAAAAGTLVALALLAGSTSAPAPTPVPPPAPPPAALRLVSFDSCAEALAGLRAAASASVGPWGFSGGWRTAVALDAAGADAKAAPGAREAGAAAPEHTGTNNHEADADEPDLVKTDGRRIVTVTGGVLRVVDPATRRVTGRLDLARTTPPVGWSAQNLLLHGDRALVLAAGVDVQPAIAATRPAGRPDTDARLLLVDLTGAPRVTGTYRIQGHLADARLTGSTARVVIRSTARLTFPYAERATDAQRTATNRAVIAAAGIDAWLPAYEWTDGTLRHTGRVGCERLSRPDRFSGAATLTVLSFDLAAERLGDGDPVSVAADADTVYGTGQSLYLAGQRPPDRPGSPRWGRAMPEQVTEIHQFDTAAPGRPRYLATGSVPGWLINQYALSEWQGHLRVATTVEDGRAGGARSESAVRVLRRDGGTLAPVGAVTGLGRGERIYSVRFLGQVGYVVTFRQTDPLYSLDLTEPTAPRVTGELKITGYSAYLHPLPDGRLLGVGQEADRRGRTQGLQVSLFDVRDPARPSRLDQYHVPGAYSSAEFDPHAFLYHPDSGLVALPVDDHVRLLRVTGDTITEVGPVRHPGTAGMVGRSLLVGGTLWTVSEAGLRASDPTTARSLAWLPST; this is translated from the coding sequence ATGAAACGGGGAGTTCCCACCGCCGCCGCGGCCGGCACGCTGGTCGCGCTCGCCCTGCTCGCCGGCAGCACCTCCGCGCCGGCGCCGACGCCCGTTCCGCCGCCGGCGCCGCCACCGGCCGCACTCCGGCTGGTCTCCTTCGACTCCTGCGCCGAGGCGCTCGCCGGACTGCGCGCCGCCGCGTCGGCCTCGGTCGGCCCGTGGGGCTTCTCCGGCGGCTGGCGTACCGCCGTGGCCCTCGACGCGGCCGGGGCGGACGCGAAGGCGGCCCCCGGCGCGCGGGAGGCCGGCGCCGCGGCCCCGGAGCACACCGGCACCAACAACCACGAGGCCGACGCGGACGAGCCGGACCTGGTCAAGACCGACGGCCGGCGGATCGTCACGGTCACCGGCGGCGTGCTGCGGGTGGTCGACCCGGCCACCCGTCGGGTCACCGGCCGCCTCGACCTGGCCCGGACCACCCCGCCGGTCGGCTGGTCGGCGCAGAACCTGCTGCTGCACGGCGACCGCGCCCTGGTGCTCGCCGCGGGCGTGGACGTGCAGCCGGCCATCGCGGCTACCCGACCGGCCGGCCGCCCCGACACGGACGCCCGGCTGCTCCTGGTCGACCTCACCGGCGCGCCCCGGGTGACCGGGACCTACCGGATCCAGGGCCACCTGGCGGACGCCCGGCTGACCGGGAGCACCGCCCGGGTGGTGATCCGGTCGACGGCCCGGCTCACCTTCCCGTACGCGGAACGGGCCACCGACGCGCAGCGGACCGCGACCAACCGGGCAGTGATCGCGGCGGCCGGGATCGACGCCTGGCTGCCGGCGTACGAGTGGACCGACGGCACGCTCCGGCACACCGGCCGGGTCGGCTGCGAGCGGCTGAGCCGACCGGACCGCTTCTCCGGCGCCGCCACGCTGACCGTGCTCAGCTTCGACCTGGCCGCCGAGCGGCTCGGCGACGGCGACCCGGTCAGCGTGGCCGCCGACGCGGACACCGTCTACGGCACCGGGCAGAGCCTCTACCTCGCCGGGCAGCGACCGCCGGACCGGCCCGGCTCGCCCCGCTGGGGCCGGGCGATGCCCGAGCAGGTCACCGAGATCCACCAGTTCGACACCGCCGCCCCGGGCCGCCCCCGGTACCTGGCCACCGGCTCGGTGCCCGGCTGGCTCATCAACCAGTACGCACTGTCGGAGTGGCAGGGGCACCTGCGGGTCGCCACCACCGTCGAGGACGGCCGGGCCGGCGGTGCCCGGTCGGAGTCCGCCGTACGCGTGCTGCGCCGCGACGGCGGCACGTTGGCCCCGGTCGGCGCGGTCACCGGCCTGGGCCGGGGGGAGCGGATCTACTCGGTGCGCTTCCTCGGCCAGGTCGGCTACGTGGTGACCTTCCGACAGACCGACCCGCTCTACTCGCTCGACCTGACCGAGCCGACCGCGCCCCGGGTGACCGGCGAGCTGAAGATCACCGGCTACTCGGCGTACCTGCACCCACTGCCCGACGGGCGGCTGCTCGGCGTGGGGCAGGAGGCCGACCGCCGGGGACGGACGCAGGGGCTCCAGGTCTCACTCTTCGACGTCCGGGACCCGGCCCGACCGAGCCGGCTCGACCAGTACCACGTGCCCGGCGCGTACTCCTCGGCGGAGTTCGACCCGCACGCCTTCCTGTACCACCCCGACAGCGGCCTGGTCGCCCTTCCGGTCGACGACCACGTCCGCCTGCTCCGGGTGACCGGCGACACGATCACCGAGGTCGGCCCGGTCCGCCACCCGGGCACCGCGGGCATGGTGGGCCGCTCACTGCTGGTCGGCGGCACGCTCTGGACCGTCTCCGAGGCGGGCCTGCGGGCCTCCGACCCGACCACCGCGCGGAGCCTCGCCTGGCTCCCCTCGACCTGA